A part of Desulfurococcaceae archaeon genomic DNA contains:
- a CDS encoding KH domain-containing protein — protein MSGEEKGRLIMGVTRIYEKIPVERIGVLLGSNGAVKREIEEKTKTIVSIDPGTGAVIIEPAFPNTTALELIKAQNVVRAVGYGFSPERAFRLLEDDQILEVVDVRQYVSNKPNHLRRVLGRIIGEEGKTRRILEELTGTYISVYEPYVAIIGDYETASIVKRAVEMLIEGRMHSTVYKYVDREMFSLRRRRMTELWRRKEL, from the coding sequence AAAAATTCCCGTGGAGCGTATAGGAGTTCTACTTGGCAGTAATGGGGCTGTTAAAAGGGAAATTGAAGAAAAAACTAAGACCATCGTATCGATCGACCCCGGCACCGGGGCCGTAATAATAGAACCCGCATTCCCGAACACCACTGCGTTAGAGCTTATTAAAGCGCAGAACGTTGTCCGGGCAGTAGGCTACGGCTTCAGCCCAGAGAGGGCTTTCAGGTTGCTGGAGGACGACCAGATACTGGAAGTCGTCGACGTGAGGCAGTACGTCAGCAACAAGCCCAATCATCTGAGGAGAGTACTCGGTAGAATAATAGGCGAGGAGGGAAAGACGCGGAGGATACTCGAAGAACTTACCGGTACGTATATATCGGTTTACGAGCCTTATGTCGCCATAATAGGCGACTACGAAACTGCCAGCATAGTTAAACGTGCAGTTGAAATGTTAATAGAGGGCAGGATGCATTCAACGGTATATAAATACGTAGATCGCGAGATGTTTTCGCTGAGAAGGAGGAGAATGACAGAGTTGTGGAGACGTAAAGAGCTTTAA
- a CDS encoding elongation factor 1-beta: MARVAVVLKILPEDVSVDLENIVAEIKRRLPAEYGLEAWDEEPIAFGLKALRVLVTMPEESEGGTEPLEQLISQVPGVSQVEVVVVHRVF, translated from the coding sequence GTGGCTAGAGTAGCCGTTGTATTAAAGATACTGCCCGAAGACGTGTCCGTGGATCTCGAAAATATAGTAGCTGAGATAAAGCGGAGACTACCGGCAGAGTACGGCCTTGAGGCCTGGGACGAAGAACCTATAGCTTTTGGTTTAAAGGCGCTCAGGGTCCTCGTAACTATGCCCGAAGAAAGTGAAGGAGGTACAGAACCCCTTGAACAGCTCATCAGCCAGGTACCTGGCGTTAGCCAGGTAGAAGTAGTAGTTGTCCACAGAGTTTTCTAG
- a CDS encoding zinc finger domain-containing protein: MSGEAKEIVATAICTSCKKPLIPGEYGAEFPCPNCGKGVIRRCKRCRKLAVEYICPNCGFRGP; the protein is encoded by the coding sequence GTGAGCGGGGAAGCAAAAGAAATTGTTGCTACAGCAATCTGCACTAGTTGTAAAAAGCCCCTCATACCGGGGGAATATGGTGCGGAGTTCCCATGCCCGAACTGCGGTAAGGGTGTAATCAGAAGGTGTAAGAGGTGCCGTAAACTGGCAGTCGAGTATATTTGCCCGAACTGTGGTTTCAGAGGTCCTTGA